The Stratiformator vulcanicus genome has a segment encoding these proteins:
- the typA gene encoding translational GTPase TypA, whose amino-acid sequence MRRQDVRNLAIIAHVDHGKTTLVDALLRQSGQFRDAQLTQDCILDSNDLERERGITILSKNIALTYKDVRINIIDTPGHADFGGEVERVLRMADGCLVLVDSFEGPRPQTRFVVQKALEVGLRPIVVVNKIDRPDARPSEVLDETFELFMELGADDETLDFPYIFASGRSGYAVHDPAEREGTIAPILDLVVERVPGPDVDPDGPFQMMVTTLSYSEFVGRIVTGRVASGRVKKGQKIALHRADGTTTTGKIDSIEMFDKLGRIAVEDAQAGDVVALIGLPQPDIGDTVTDAEGGTPLNRISVDEPTLSMLFTVNSSPFAGKSGKYVTSRNIRERLMRELESNVALRVEETGDKDSFKVSGRGVLHLAVLIETMRREGYELSVGKPEVIRREIDGKWHEPFEELVIDVPAESVGGIMELVGNRRGQVNEMTAGSTGMTHLEFSIPARGLIGLRTKLLNASRGEAIIHHRFDAYKPQEGDVPHRKNGVLISQVQGQAVAYALWKLQERAEMLVPPGAPVYEGMLIGENSRDNDLVVNPIREKKLTNVRSSGADDAIMLKPPRQLTLESALEYIESDEWVEVTPDAIRLRKILLTENERKRAKK is encoded by the coding sequence ATGCGCCGACAAGACGTCCGAAATTTAGCCATTATCGCGCATGTCGATCACGGCAAGACCACACTCGTTGATGCCCTTCTCCGGCAATCCGGTCAATTCCGTGATGCCCAACTGACCCAGGATTGCATTCTCGATTCCAATGATTTGGAGCGCGAGCGCGGCATCACTATTTTGAGCAAGAACATTGCGCTGACCTATAAAGACGTCCGAATCAACATCATTGATACACCGGGCCACGCCGATTTCGGAGGCGAAGTCGAACGCGTTCTGCGCATGGCCGATGGTTGCCTCGTGCTGGTCGATTCCTTCGAAGGCCCCCGCCCCCAAACCCGCTTCGTGGTCCAAAAAGCGCTGGAGGTCGGCCTGCGACCAATCGTGGTCGTCAACAAAATCGATCGCCCCGATGCCCGCCCGTCCGAAGTGCTCGACGAAACCTTCGAGCTCTTTATGGAACTCGGAGCGGACGATGAAACACTCGACTTCCCTTATATCTTCGCCTCCGGCCGGTCGGGCTACGCTGTCCACGACCCCGCCGAGCGCGAAGGCACCATCGCGCCGATCCTCGACCTCGTCGTTGAGAGGGTTCCCGGTCCCGACGTCGACCCCGACGGCCCGTTCCAAATGATGGTCACGACCCTTTCCTACTCAGAGTTCGTCGGCCGCATCGTGACCGGTCGCGTTGCCTCGGGCCGAGTAAAAAAGGGACAGAAGATCGCCCTCCACCGCGCCGACGGCACTACGACGACCGGCAAGATCGACTCGATCGAAATGTTCGACAAACTCGGTCGCATCGCCGTCGAAGATGCCCAGGCCGGCGACGTCGTCGCATTAATCGGCCTGCCCCAGCCCGACATCGGCGATACCGTCACCGACGCCGAGGGCGGCACCCCGCTGAACCGCATCAGCGTCGACGAGCCAACCCTCTCAATGCTCTTCACCGTCAACAGCAGCCCCTTCGCCGGTAAGAGCGGCAAGTACGTCACCAGCCGGAATATCCGCGAACGACTGATGCGCGAACTCGAGTCGAACGTCGCCCTTCGCGTCGAAGAGACCGGCGATAAAGACAGCTTTAAAGTCTCCGGCCGCGGAGTCCTGCACCTGGCCGTCTTAATTGAAACGATGCGCCGCGAAGGCTACGAACTTTCCGTCGGCAAGCCGGAGGTCATCCGTCGCGAGATCGACGGCAAGTGGCATGAGCCGTTCGAAGAACTCGTCATTGATGTGCCCGCAGAGTCCGTGGGCGGCATTATGGAATTGGTCGGTAATCGTCGGGGTCAGGTCAACGAAATGACCGCCGGCTCCACGGGAATGACCCATCTCGAATTCAGCATCCCCGCTCGCGGCTTGATCGGATTAAGAACCAAGCTCTTAAATGCCAGCCGGGGCGAAGCGATCATCCACCACCGCTTCGATGCTTATAAGCCGCAGGAAGGGGATGTGCCCCATCGCAAGAACGGAGTCTTAATTTCTCAGGTGCAAGGGCAGGCTGTCGCCTACGCATTGTGGAAGTTACAGGAACGAGCCGAAATGCTCGTCCCCCCCGGTGCCCCAGTCTATGAAGGCATGCTCATCGGCGAAAACAGCCGCGACAACGACCTCGTCGTTAATCCGATCCGTGAGAAGAAACTGACCAACGTTCGCAGCTCCGGCGCCGACGACGCGATCATGCTCAAGCCCCCCCGCCAACTCACCTTAGAGTCGGCCCTGGAATATATTGAGTCGGACGAATGGGTCGAAGTCACCCCCGACGCGATCCGCCTGCGAAAGATCCTGCTCACCGAGAATGAACGCAAGCGGGCGAAGAAGTAG
- a CDS encoding DUF1501 domain-containing protein — MSRNYCGKRYSVASRRDALKTLSAGFGFLGFAGLAAAESSSKQPLLASKRPHFEPKAKRVIFLCMRGGPSHVDTFDYKPRLKADHGRASHYGTPWCRSPWNFKQHGESGLYLSELFPNLANHADDLCVLNGMHCDQPAHAQAMLQMHTGSFQFVRPSLGAWTLYGLGTESRDLPGFISINPPTATGGAQNYGSAFLPAAYQGTKFNIQDSSQRNRRIDRMRRGEANPHGINNAVNDRLTNTAQRAQLDLIGELNRAKLTRDGHNPHVEAAIENYELAFRMQDAVPEVMDISRETDETFQLYGINEDPTDGFGRQCLLARRFAEAGVRFIELGHGSWDQHSNLQTAMADNCAETDKPIAGLLADLKRQDLLKDTLVIWGGEFGRTPYSDSGSGRDHNHKGYTMWMAGGGVKGGFSYGRTDEHGYEAIENKMHVRDWHATILHLLGLDHEELTYRHAGREMRITDVGGSVAQEIIA, encoded by the coding sequence ATGTCACGTAACTATTGCGGAAAGCGGTACTCGGTCGCATCGCGACGTGATGCTTTAAAGACCCTCTCGGCCGGTTTCGGATTTCTCGGCTTTGCCGGTCTCGCCGCTGCCGAGAGTTCGTCAAAGCAACCGCTGCTGGCGTCAAAGAGACCGCACTTCGAACCGAAAGCAAAACGGGTCATCTTCCTGTGCATGCGCGGCGGTCCCTCTCACGTCGACACTTTTGATTACAAGCCGAGACTCAAGGCCGACCACGGCAGAGCCTCTCATTACGGAACGCCGTGGTGTCGATCGCCGTGGAATTTTAAGCAGCATGGCGAGAGCGGACTCTATCTCTCCGAGCTGTTCCCGAATCTGGCGAATCACGCCGACGATCTTTGCGTGCTTAACGGCATGCACTGCGATCAACCGGCGCATGCCCAGGCGATGCTGCAGATGCATACCGGCAGTTTCCAGTTCGTGCGGCCCTCGCTTGGGGCATGGACGCTGTACGGGCTGGGCACGGAGAGCCGGGACCTTCCCGGCTTCATCTCGATCAATCCGCCGACCGCGACCGGCGGAGCTCAAAATTACGGCAGTGCATTTTTGCCGGCGGCGTACCAAGGGACGAAGTTCAACATTCAAGACAGCAGTCAGCGCAACCGCCGTATTGATCGCATGCGGCGTGGCGAAGCCAACCCGCACGGAATTAATAACGCCGTTAATGATCGCCTGACGAATACCGCACAACGCGCGCAGTTAGATCTGATCGGCGAACTGAATCGAGCGAAGCTCACCCGTGATGGTCATAACCCGCACGTCGAAGCGGCGATTGAAAACTACGAGCTTGCCTTCCGCATGCAGGACGCGGTTCCCGAGGTGATGGATATTTCAAGGGAGACCGACGAGACGTTCCAGCTCTATGGAATTAATGAAGACCCGACCGACGGTTTCGGACGGCAATGTCTGCTCGCACGACGCTTTGCCGAGGCGGGTGTTCGGTTTATCGAACTCGGCCACGGCAGTTGGGATCAGCACAGCAACCTGCAAACGGCGATGGCCGACAACTGCGCCGAAACGGACAAGCCGATCGCGGGCCTGCTCGCCGATCTAAAGCGGCAAGATCTGCTGAAAGACACGCTCGTGATCTGGGGCGGCGAATTCGGGCGGACCCCCTACAGCGACAGCGGTTCCGGTCGAGACCACAATCATAAAGGTTACACAATGTGGATGGCCGGAGGCGGAGTGAAGGGCGGCTTCTCCTATGGCCGCACCGACGAACACGGCTACGAAGCCATCGAAAACAAGATGCACGTCCGGGATTGGCACGCCACGATCCTGCACTTGCTCGGCCTGGACCATGAAGAACTGACCTATCGACACGCGGGCCGCGAAATGCGAATCACCGACGTCGGCGGCTCCGTCGCGCAGGAGATCATTGCCTGA
- a CDS encoding PSD1 and planctomycete cytochrome C domain-containing protein yields MRAYAQSTFILMAVVAGLAAVMNLNSAAADETDAGLRFFEAKIRPALIKHCYECHSTESGKAKGGLRVDTRDALLRGGEGGPAVVAKSTTRSLLYEAILYEDGGYQMPPKGKLPAQVIADFRKWILMGAPDPRVTRSQPAVATEIDIEQGRNYWAYRQPQEAKPSMSTDDWLRTTIDRFVHQSQRLHGVSPVADADARTLIRRLHFVLTGLPPSRDAAQEWKREIEAAGSVGQRQRVISNLIDELLASPRFGEHWGRHWMDVARFAESTGGDQNNIYPHAWRYRDYVIDSFNSDKPFDDFIKQQIAGDLLPIEDDQEWGENVVATGFLAIGVKFVGEEDQQKYLADLVDEQVDTTTRAFLATTVACARCHDHKFDPIPQHDYYAMAGIFRSTATHYGLLRAQARQATTLLDLTGMGLPAGTPQATREELAQLQQDRDDAEKALSDAMSKIRSGENVFRGTLRRLRSQRDETAAALLAYGAGGEARVLAMGTQDHEFPLRTRLLVRGELDKPAQEVSRGVLQVLSESGKNSFPPTMRGSGRVELAEWIASKDNPLTARVMANRIWHWMFGRGLVRTVDDFGESGDRPSNPELLDYLATRFVDEDWSTKSLIREIAQSRTWQLSSQYDEADAEIDPDNRYLWRANRRRLEAESIRDAMLAVSGQLEVQRPAGTLLRSVGEGGVGQNVFEPDIRAIETNCRSVYLPRVRGVLPEVIELFDAPDAGLVTGARESTASPLQALYLMNNAFVQEQAIDAAGRTKKGNVREQVADVFHLVLGRSPTAVEAAAAEVYLANRLNSVTQTQIQSDQPGRNDRGFGRRGRGRGQRSAIPADEPPVTEAAVTPMPALAELIQALMCTAEFQQIN; encoded by the coding sequence GTGAGAGCATATGCTCAGTCGACTTTCATCTTAATGGCGGTGGTCGCCGGGCTCGCGGCCGTGATGAATTTAAACAGCGCTGCGGCCGACGAGACCGATGCGGGATTAAGATTCTTCGAGGCGAAGATTCGGCCGGCCCTCATCAAACATTGCTATGAATGTCACTCGACCGAATCGGGAAAAGCGAAAGGTGGCCTGCGCGTTGATACCCGTGATGCGCTGCTTCGTGGCGGTGAAGGCGGACCTGCGGTTGTGGCGAAATCGACGACGCGCAGTCTTCTCTATGAGGCAATCCTCTATGAGGACGGTGGTTATCAGATGCCGCCGAAAGGTAAGCTCCCGGCTCAGGTGATCGCTGACTTCCGCAAGTGGATCTTAATGGGGGCGCCTGATCCGCGAGTTACTCGCTCGCAGCCCGCCGTGGCGACGGAAATCGATATCGAGCAGGGTCGCAACTATTGGGCTTATCGGCAGCCGCAAGAGGCGAAGCCGTCGATGTCTACGGACGATTGGCTCCGGACGACGATCGACCGATTCGTGCACCAGTCGCAGCGATTACACGGGGTATCGCCGGTCGCGGACGCGGATGCACGTACTTTAATAAGGCGACTTCATTTTGTACTGACCGGTCTGCCGCCATCTCGCGATGCTGCGCAGGAGTGGAAGCGTGAGATCGAAGCGGCCGGTTCGGTCGGGCAGCGGCAAAGGGTCATTTCGAATCTGATCGACGAACTGCTCGCCTCGCCCCGGTTCGGAGAACATTGGGGTCGTCATTGGATGGACGTGGCCCGCTTCGCCGAATCAACCGGCGGCGACCAGAACAACATTTATCCCCACGCGTGGCGCTATCGCGATTACGTGATCGACAGCTTTAATTCCGACAAACCTTTCGACGACTTCATTAAGCAGCAGATTGCCGGTGACCTCCTGCCAATCGAGGACGATCAAGAGTGGGGTGAGAACGTCGTCGCGACCGGCTTCTTAGCCATTGGCGTTAAGTTCGTCGGTGAAGAGGACCAGCAGAAGTATCTCGCCGACTTGGTCGATGAGCAGGTCGATACGACGACCCGCGCCTTCCTCGCGACGACGGTCGCTTGTGCCCGCTGTCACGACCACAAGTTCGATCCGATCCCGCAGCATGACTATTACGCGATGGCGGGCATCTTCCGGTCGACCGCCACGCATTACGGCTTGCTGAGAGCACAGGCCCGCCAAGCCACGACACTCCTCGATCTCACCGGGATGGGTCTGCCCGCCGGTACGCCGCAGGCCACGAGAGAAGAACTCGCGCAGCTTCAACAGGATCGCGATGATGCTGAGAAGGCCTTGTCCGACGCGATGTCGAAGATCCGCTCCGGGGAGAACGTGTTTCGAGGAACATTGCGTCGGTTGCGGTCTCAACGCGATGAGACCGCCGCCGCGCTCCTAGCCTACGGCGCCGGCGGAGAAGCCCGGGTGCTTGCGATGGGAACGCAAGATCATGAGTTTCCATTACGAACCCGTTTGCTCGTTCGGGGCGAATTGGACAAGCCGGCTCAAGAGGTCTCGAGGGGCGTTTTGCAGGTCTTGTCCGAGTCGGGAAAAAACTCATTTCCACCGACGATGAGGGGTAGCGGACGCGTTGAACTCGCGGAATGGATCGCCTCGAAAGACAATCCGCTCACCGCGCGAGTAATGGCCAACCGCATCTGGCACTGGATGTTCGGCCGCGGCCTCGTCCGAACTGTCGATGATTTCGGCGAGAGCGGTGACCGTCCTTCCAACCCGGAATTGCTCGACTATTTGGCGACTCGATTTGTCGACGAAGATTGGTCCACGAAATCATTAATTCGAGAAATCGCTCAATCGCGGACTTGGCAATTGTCATCGCAGTACGACGAAGCCGACGCCGAGATCGATCCTGACAATCGCTATCTGTGGAGAGCGAACAGGCGACGGTTGGAAGCGGAATCGATTCGCGATGCCATGCTCGCCGTATCGGGCCAACTTGAGGTCCAGCGCCCCGCCGGAACTCTGTTGCGGTCGGTCGGCGAGGGTGGTGTCGGGCAAAATGTCTTCGAGCCCGATATTCGAGCGATCGAGACGAACTGCCGCTCGGTCTATCTTCCCCGGGTGCGGGGCGTGTTGCCGGAAGTGATTGAACTCTTTGACGCACCTGACGCAGGTCTGGTGACCGGCGCGAGGGAGAGCACGGCGAGTCCGCTGCAGGCACTCTACCTGATGAACAATGCCTTCGTTCAAGAGCAGGCGATCGATGCTGCGGGGCGAACAAAGAAGGGTAATGTTCGAGAGCAAGTCGCCGATGTGTTTCATCTCGTCCTCGGGCGTTCGCCGACGGCGGTAGAAGCCGCAGCTGCCGAAGTGTACTTGGCGAACCGTCTCAATTCGGTGACACAAACTCAAATTCAGTCGGATCAACCTGGTCGAAATGATCGCGGTTTTGGACGGCGAGGTCGCGGGCGGGGACAACGTTCGGCGATCCCAGCGGACGAACCCCCAGTGACCGAGGCTGCAGTGACACCGATGCCCGCGTTGGCCGAACTCATTCAAGCATTAATGTGCACGGCCGAATTCCAACAAATTAATTAA